One window of Halorussus sp. MSC15.2 genomic DNA carries:
- a CDS encoding bacteriorhodopsin: MIELIDVWFLLGTLGMTVGTVYPLWRLATERRYGSHYAVLAAVTGFAAVAYLAMALGMGKVQANGSALYLPRYLDWLVTTPLLVLYLGMLCRPERKVYAALVGVDVLVIGSGVVAGLLAAPYNYVAYLVGCVAYVGLLYLLLSVLPRQATLHGDRVDAVFTKLRNLTVVLWTLYPVVWILGPLGVGLLQTGTEVMVVTYLDLISKVGFVFMAVNGSDALDQLRTGAALADPADAGDERAPAAD, translated from the coding sequence ATGATAGAACTCATCGACGTCTGGTTCCTGCTCGGCACGCTCGGCATGACTGTCGGAACCGTCTACCCGCTGTGGCGTCTCGCCACCGAGCGCCGGTACGGGTCTCACTACGCAGTACTGGCTGCCGTGACGGGATTCGCGGCCGTGGCGTACCTCGCGATGGCACTCGGGATGGGGAAGGTACAGGCCAACGGCAGTGCGCTGTACCTCCCGCGGTATCTCGACTGGCTGGTGACGACGCCGCTGTTGGTGCTGTACCTCGGAATGCTGTGTCGGCCCGAGCGCAAGGTCTACGCCGCGCTGGTCGGCGTGGACGTTCTCGTCATCGGGTCGGGCGTGGTCGCGGGCCTGCTCGCGGCACCGTACAACTACGTCGCGTATCTCGTCGGCTGTGTGGCCTACGTGGGTCTGCTCTACCTGCTGCTCAGCGTGCTTCCCCGGCAGGCGACCCTGCACGGGGACCGCGTTGACGCGGTGTTCACGAAGCTACGGAACCTGACCGTGGTGTTGTGGACGCTCTACCCCGTCGTGTGGATTCTCGGCCCGCTCGGGGTCGGCCTGCTCCAGACGGGGACCGAAGTGATGGTCGTCACGTACCTCGACCTCATCAGTAAGGTCGGGTTCGTGTTCATGGCCGTCAACGGGTCGGACGCGCTCGACCAACTCCGGACGGGGGCGGCGCTGGCCGACCCCGCGGACGCGGGCGACGAGCGCGCTCCGGCGGCGGACTGA
- a CDS encoding deoxyhypusine synthase: MTDDHDGHEDGHREAFHHDPIGHAEVRAGMTVGELAESYGDAGIGAADIHEAVDIYAEMLGDDDVTNFFGLAGAMVPTGMRRIVAELIRDGHIDALVTTGANLTHDAIEAIGGKHHHGQVHAEDKTEREHDEQLRDEEVDRIYNVYLPQEHFALFENHLRSAVFPELEDEDGGAVSIQRLTAELGRANSEVNESESVEEDAGVAAAAYENDVPIYCPAIQDSVLGLQAWMYSQTADFTLDALADMTTITDQAFEAEKAGAMVVGGGVPKNYVLQTMLVSPEAYDYAVQLTMDPPQTGGLSGATLDEARSWGKLEKAARNASVYADATITLPLVVAAARERIEDAE; the protein is encoded by the coding sequence ATGACCGACGACCACGACGGCCACGAAGACGGCCACCGCGAAGCGTTCCACCACGACCCCATCGGCCACGCCGAGGTCCGGGCGGGCATGACCGTCGGCGAGTTGGCCGAATCGTACGGCGACGCCGGTATCGGTGCGGCCGACATCCACGAGGCGGTGGACATCTACGCCGAGATGCTGGGCGACGACGACGTGACCAACTTCTTCGGTCTCGCGGGCGCGATGGTGCCGACCGGGATGCGCCGCATCGTCGCCGAACTCATCCGCGACGGTCACATCGACGCGCTGGTGACGACCGGCGCGAACCTGACCCACGACGCCATCGAGGCCATCGGCGGCAAGCACCACCACGGGCAGGTTCACGCCGAGGACAAGACCGAGCGCGAGCACGACGAGCAACTGCGCGACGAGGAGGTGGACCGGATTTACAACGTCTACCTCCCGCAGGAACACTTCGCGCTGTTCGAGAACCATCTGCGCTCGGCAGTCTTCCCCGAACTGGAGGACGAGGACGGCGGTGCGGTCAGCATCCAGCGACTGACGGCGGAACTGGGCCGAGCGAACAGCGAGGTCAACGAGAGCGAGAGTGTCGAGGAGGACGCGGGGGTCGCGGCCGCGGCCTACGAGAACGACGTGCCGATTTACTGCCCGGCGATTCAGGACTCGGTGCTGGGCTTGCAGGCGTGGATGTACTCCCAGACCGCCGACTTCACGCTCGACGCGCTGGCCGACATGACGACCATCACCGACCAGGCCTTCGAAGCCGAGAAAGCGGGTGCGATGGTGGTCGGCGGGGGCGTGCCCAAGAACTACGTCCTCCAGACCATGCTGGTCTCGCCGGAGGCCTACGACTACGCGGTCCAGTTGACGATGGACCCGCCCCAGACCGGCGGTCTCTCGGGCGCGACGCTGGACGAGGCCCGGTCGTGGGGCAAACTGGAGAAGGCCGCGCGCAACGCCTCGGTCTACGCCGACGCGACGATTACGCTCCCCCTCGTGGTCGCGGCGGCCCGCGAGCGAATCGAAGACGCGGAGTGA
- a CDS encoding alpha/beta fold hydrolase yields MGESMSDSPTETDRHRRPDWLDRTRYPFDANWLDLPEGRVHYADEGEGRPVVMLHGNPTWSFLYRHLLGGLSDEYRCVVPDLLGFGLSEKPSPSSFSYRPADHARVVERLFDALDLQDAVVVGHDWGGPLGLDYATRNPDAVSEIVLMNTWMWPRERLLPRIIGRTAANPVGNTSYSGTTLSPGRQSVSPTSRVSAWTRRRTASTPRRWGRPRTASGRGRSSGNSSRRATGSPTSGTAGRLSPEPRRCSSGGRATRFRDRFSGGGRRCSRTPHGSFTTGSATSSPRRSVRTSSRRFGGSSNGTAPERRSVRARIAQFGHCYSPRFRAK; encoded by the coding sequence ATGGGCGAGAGCATGAGCGACTCGCCGACCGAGACCGACCGACACCGCCGTCCGGACTGGCTCGACCGAACTCGGTATCCGTTCGACGCGAACTGGCTCGACCTCCCGGAGGGTCGGGTCCACTACGCCGACGAGGGGGAGGGTCGCCCGGTGGTGATGCTCCACGGTAACCCGACGTGGTCGTTCCTCTATCGCCACCTCCTCGGCGGTCTCTCCGACGAGTACCGGTGCGTCGTGCCCGACCTGCTCGGATTCGGTCTCTCGGAGAAGCCATCGCCGTCGTCGTTCTCGTACCGCCCGGCCGACCACGCCCGGGTCGTCGAACGCCTGTTCGACGCGCTGGACCTGCAAGACGCGGTCGTCGTCGGTCACGACTGGGGCGGCCCGCTCGGACTCGACTACGCCACGCGCAACCCGGACGCGGTCTCGGAGATAGTGCTGATGAACACGTGGATGTGGCCGCGCGAGCGCCTGCTCCCACGGATTATCGGACGGACCGCCGCCAATCCCGTGGGAAACACCTCGTACTCAGGCACAACGCTTTCGCCCGGGCGGCAGTCGGTCTCCCCCACATCGCGGGTCTCGGCGTGGACGAGACGGCGTACCGCCAGTACACCGCGCCGCTGGGGTCGCCCGCGGACCGCGTCGGGTCGTGGACGTTCCTCCGGGAACTCCTCGCGTCGGGCGACTGGCTCGCCGACCTCTGGGACCGCCGGTCGGCTCTCACCGGAACCCCGGCGTTGCTCCTCTGGGGGGCGCGCGACCCGATTCAGGGACCGCTTCTCCGGCGGTGGGAGGCGCTGTTCCCGGACGCCTCACGGGTCGTTTACGACCGGGTCGGCCACTTCGTCCCCGAGGAGGTCGGTCCGGACCTCGTCGCGCCGGTTCGGCGGTTCCTCGAACGGCACAGCGCCTGAACGCCGCTCAGTTCGGGCACGTATCGCGCAGTTCGGACACTGCTACTCGCCGCGATTCCGGGCCAAATAG
- a CDS encoding SprT-like domain-containing protein has protein sequence MAHAETHEELILGSRAYCREAAREYDFDVEFSRVEWEVSTRAKRRAAAVKRPKIPDAEVGDPIDWRAAADRVGSSPEDLRTCTLSLTWAAFESFDVGEWTTTLRHELIHVEQFQRYGTTDHGSAFETRAESVDASVRCPPFADPKYVLTCADCGAVVGRRYRECKLVRQHDQYRSSCCGASVACSGPDGE, from the coding sequence CTGGCCCACGCAGAGACCCACGAGGAGTTGATTCTGGGGTCGCGGGCCTACTGCCGGGAGGCGGCCCGCGAGTACGACTTCGACGTCGAGTTCTCGCGGGTCGAGTGGGAGGTCTCGACCCGCGCGAAGCGCCGGGCCGCCGCGGTCAAGCGCCCCAAGATTCCCGACGCAGAGGTGGGCGACCCGATAGACTGGCGCGCGGCGGCCGACCGCGTGGGGTCATCGCCCGAGGACCTCCGGACCTGCACGCTCTCGCTGACGTGGGCCGCGTTCGAGTCGTTCGACGTGGGCGAGTGGACCACGACGCTCCGCCACGAACTGATTCACGTCGAGCAGTTCCAGCGCTACGGAACGACCGACCACGGCTCGGCGTTCGAGACCCGGGCCGAGTCGGTGGACGCGTCGGTCAGGTGCCCACCGTTCGCCGACCCGAAGTACGTCCTGACCTGCGCCGACTGCGGCGCGGTGGTCGGACGCCGCTACCGCGAATGTAAACTGGTCCGCCAACACGACCAGTACCGGTCGTCGTGCTGCGGCGCGTCGGTGGCGTGTTCGGGACCGGACGGGGAGTGA
- a CDS encoding glycosyltransferase family 2 protein, which produces MTDPTVSFVVPAKDEQASLPATLASVRDQRTDREYETIVVDGDSDDATPAVARRYDAAVVHQPQAAADGGTGFAPGIGDARHRGAERADGDWIAFVDADTVVRPEYLDSMLGFARREGLAAASSRCRLVGPARAKAMEATINHAFPRLDRPVLPGFNCFVRRDAYFETGGFPDVPNEDTAFSRELGREWPTGYHPDVLVATSGRRIARSGLTGTLYHYLKLDWRRLRAEY; this is translated from the coding sequence ATGACAGACCCCACAGTGAGCTTCGTCGTCCCCGCGAAGGACGAACAGGCGTCGCTGCCCGCGACGCTGGCGAGCGTCCGGGACCAGCGGACCGACCGCGAGTACGAGACCATCGTCGTGGACGGCGACAGCGACGACGCCACCCCAGCAGTCGCCCGGCGATACGACGCCGCGGTAGTTCACCAGCCACAGGCCGCCGCCGACGGGGGGACTGGCTTCGCACCCGGCATCGGCGACGCGCGCCACCGCGGCGCGGAGCGGGCCGACGGCGACTGGATAGCCTTCGTGGACGCCGACACGGTGGTCCGTCCGGAGTACCTCGATTCGATGCTCGGATTCGCGCGACGCGAGGGGCTGGCGGCGGCGTCCTCGCGCTGTCGGCTGGTCGGCCCGGCGCGGGCCAAGGCGATGGAGGCGACCATCAACCACGCGTTCCCGCGACTCGACCGGCCGGTCCTGCCGGGGTTCAACTGCTTCGTGCGCAGGGACGCCTACTTCGAGACCGGCGGCTTCCCGGACGTGCCCAACGAGGACACCGCGTTCAGTCGGGAGTTGGGCCGCGAGTGGCCGACCGGCTACCACCCGGATGTGCTGGTGGCGACCTCCGGGCGTCGAATCGCGCGGTCCGGGCTGACGGGGACCTTGTACCACTACCTGAAACTCGACTGGCGTCGCCTCCGGGCGGAGTACTGA
- a CDS encoding methyl-accepting chemotaxis protein, producing the protein MGHTWPFLGKIRRSYALKLAIALVSIVAVTVAVGALVQAQTADEVRADVQEELTTLSNSRADNLDTWLSSVKVQTKLTSRDAALRSGDTDRIRGHLKGMVADGNVPDGVVAVHYYDAAEGTIVTSSNDAMAGVSPAEQGAPFAADPPTFDGRNDVYVSKPFRVPVVDFPVVAVMSPVPNQSDKRVIYMINIENRTKSLTGGVEGGYTVVLNSTGHYLAHPNESKLLSSHHGGADNPAVRAGRAGKSGFTRMDGGMLMGYSPMESSDWVVVVHAPASEAYALSDSVTSNIIGLILLAVVSLALVGVTIGSNTVIALRQLSSKADAMAGGDLQVDLETKRRDEFGSLYDSFARMRDSLHEQIREAETARDEAEEARESAEEARREAESRREEAEALSGHLETKANHYENVMDAAADGDLSVRVDTESRSDAMVAIGSSLNDMLDDIERTVANVKRFASHVSNAVVDVESSAEEVMATGEEVSDSVGEISEGAAHQTEQLGDVASEMNTLSASAQQVAATVDDVAATSEQAAAAGELGKGAAEEALSEMDAVEAATERTAAEIEELDAEMEAIGDIVEVITEIAEQTNMLALNASIEAARTDAEGDGFAVVADEVKNLAEETKESAAEIEGRIERVQEKTAQSVEGMTETSERISAGVETVEGAIDALEEIAEYVEETDSRIQEIQSATENQAESSSAVVQMVDEVASISEETTSQAESVSEAAEAQTETLADVRDDADDLAERAAELSQLLDDFRVTRGAGPMDDTDFQTAEVND; encoded by the coding sequence ATGGGACACACATGGCCATTTCTGGGAAAGATACGACGCAGCTACGCACTTAAACTCGCTATCGCACTGGTATCAATCGTCGCAGTTACTGTCGCAGTCGGCGCGCTGGTACAGGCCCAGACCGCCGACGAGGTTCGGGCCGACGTGCAGGAGGAGTTGACGACCCTCTCGAACTCGCGGGCCGACAACCTCGACACTTGGCTGTCGAGCGTGAAGGTACAGACGAAACTGACTTCTCGTGACGCCGCGTTACGGAGCGGCGACACCGACCGCATCCGGGGGCATCTGAAGGGGATGGTCGCCGACGGGAACGTCCCCGATGGCGTCGTCGCTGTCCACTACTACGACGCCGCCGAGGGAACCATCGTGACCAGTTCGAACGACGCAATGGCCGGGGTCAGTCCGGCCGAGCAGGGCGCGCCGTTCGCCGCCGACCCGCCGACGTTCGACGGCCGGAACGACGTGTACGTCTCTAAACCGTTTCGAGTGCCGGTCGTCGATTTCCCGGTCGTCGCGGTGATGTCGCCGGTTCCCAATCAGTCGGACAAACGAGTTATCTACATGATAAACATCGAGAACCGGACCAAATCGCTGACCGGCGGCGTCGAAGGCGGTTACACGGTCGTTCTCAACTCGACCGGCCACTACCTCGCTCACCCCAACGAGAGCAAACTGCTGTCGAGTCACCACGGCGGGGCGGACAACCCCGCGGTGCGGGCCGGTCGCGCCGGGAAGTCCGGATTCACCCGGATGGACGGCGGCATGCTGATGGGGTACTCCCCGATGGAGTCGTCCGACTGGGTGGTCGTCGTCCACGCGCCGGCGAGCGAGGCGTACGCCCTGAGCGACTCGGTCACTTCGAACATCATCGGTCTCATCCTGCTGGCGGTCGTGAGCCTCGCGCTCGTCGGGGTCACCATCGGCAGTAACACCGTCATCGCGCTCCGGCAACTCTCCAGCAAAGCAGACGCGATGGCCGGTGGTGACTTGCAGGTGGACTTGGAGACCAAGCGGCGCGACGAGTTCGGGTCGCTGTACGACTCGTTCGCTCGGATGCGCGACTCGCTACACGAGCAGATACGCGAGGCCGAAACCGCGCGCGACGAGGCCGAAGAGGCCCGAGAGAGCGCCGAGGAGGCCCGCCGAGAGGCCGAGAGTCGCCGCGAGGAGGCCGAGGCGCTGTCGGGGCACCTCGAAACCAAGGCCAACCACTACGAGAACGTGATGGACGCGGCCGCAGACGGCGACCTCAGCGTTCGGGTCGACACCGAGAGCCGGAGCGACGCGATGGTCGCCATCGGTTCCTCGCTCAACGACATGCTGGACGACATCGAGCGGACCGTGGCGAACGTCAAGCGGTTCGCCTCCCACGTCTCGAACGCGGTCGTGGACGTGGAGAGCAGCGCCGAGGAGGTGATGGCGACCGGCGAGGAGGTCAGCGACTCGGTGGGTGAAATCTCCGAGGGTGCGGCCCACCAGACCGAGCAACTCGGCGACGTCGCCAGCGAGATGAACACCCTGTCGGCCAGCGCCCAGCAGGTCGCCGCGACCGTGGACGACGTGGCCGCCACCTCCGAGCAGGCCGCGGCCGCCGGCGAACTCGGCAAGGGGGCCGCCGAGGAGGCGCTCTCGGAGATGGACGCGGTCGAGGCCGCGACCGAGCGGACCGCCGCCGAAATCGAGGAACTCGACGCCGAGATGGAGGCCATCGGCGACATCGTGGAGGTCATCACCGAAATCGCCGAGCAGACCAACATGCTCGCGCTCAACGCCTCCATCGAGGCCGCGCGGACCGACGCCGAAGGCGACGGGTTCGCCGTGGTCGCCGACGAGGTGAAGAACCTCGCGGAGGAGACCAAGGAGTCGGCGGCCGAAATCGAGGGCCGCATCGAACGCGTCCAAGAGAAGACCGCCCAGTCCGTGGAGGGGATGACCGAGACCAGCGAGCGCATCAGCGCCGGGGTCGAGACGGTCGAAGGTGCCATCGACGCGCTGGAGGAGATAGCGGAGTACGTCGAGGAGACCGACAGTCGGATTCAGGAGATTCAGTCGGCGACCGAGAATCAGGCCGAGTCCTCGAGCGCGGTCGTCCAGATGGTGGACGAGGTGGCGTCGATTAGCGAGGAGACGACGAGTCAGGCCGAGTCCGTCTCGGAGGCCGCCGAGGCCCAGACAGAGACGCTGGCGGACGTTCGCGACGACGCCGACGACCTCGCGGAGCGAGCGGCCGAACTCTCGCAGTTGCTCGACGACTTCCGGGTCACGCGCGGGGCCGGGCCGATGGACGACACCGACTTCCAGACCGCGGAGGTGAACGACTGA